One stretch of Pseudoxanthomonas sp. Root65 DNA includes these proteins:
- a CDS encoding TonB-dependent receptor produces MQHTKHPMRYAMSAAIALALAPALASAQDAAPTAANDDATTLDAVVVSGTAKFKGLRKRDASFSISTATPEQIQETAPTSTADLLKIVPGVWAEASGGGTGANVFVRGMPSEGDAPFFTLQLDGSPIFPPPTLSFLENTTLFRIDDTIARVEGLRGGPSPIYSNGQPGVTVNFIQKKGEDTPEGLVRMTLGTDSLRRVDFYSGGPLSADSGWYYSVGGFYRETDGVRQTGFPVEKGGQLSATLTKRWAEGEFNLYARHTDDKNTFYTAVPLVSRNNGQDISSFPGLDATTGTLVGDDFRRVTLPTGVGNETMTRDLADGRGVDIDVFGGSLDWYVGNWTISDKFNYLKGDAPTYALFTGANPQTLSSFITDTYGAGVTGTGTFVNGGGAVDPNQQVLTAGFWVVDKEISSFTNDLRFSVDLTERNSLTFGVYYADYSSKDRWWLGNNMLLTAQDNARRVNLALSNGQVATRDGFVGTAFYNIRGDYDGQNTAFFIADEWTVNDRIRLDAGVRYERQEVNGTVWDPVTRDLDGDQNTLYDNTTSVSTTPRSIDQNDSDVSWTAGLNYTLNDSVSLFGRVNSGFTFPQFDNLRDGANNKTEIDQYELGLKAGGETYEMYLTAFYNDFTGLRYQAFDNNGNNVVIIGDSKARGLEFEGAWRPVGGFELAWNATWLRAKYGDFSTFDGNQVVRQPKFRTRLTPSYYWSMPWGDLKVFTTYTHVGDRYSDPANGQVLPEYDTWDIGASAHVGDHWEFTFSGRNVTDEIALTEGNARVLGNATSGGVFMGRPLEGTSYQASVAYRW; encoded by the coding sequence ATGCAACACACCAAGCACCCGATGCGCTACGCCATGTCGGCCGCCATCGCGCTGGCCCTGGCGCCGGCGCTGGCGTCCGCACAGGACGCTGCGCCGACCGCCGCCAACGATGACGCGACCACGCTGGACGCGGTGGTCGTCAGCGGCACGGCCAAGTTCAAGGGCCTGCGCAAGCGCGACGCCAGCTTCTCGATCAGCACGGCCACGCCGGAACAGATCCAGGAGACCGCGCCTACCAGTACCGCCGACCTGCTGAAGATCGTGCCGGGCGTGTGGGCCGAGGCCAGCGGCGGCGGTACCGGCGCCAACGTTTTCGTGCGCGGCATGCCCTCCGAAGGCGATGCACCGTTCTTCACCCTGCAACTGGACGGCTCGCCGATCTTCCCGCCGCCGACGCTGTCGTTCCTGGAGAACACCACGCTATTCCGCATCGACGACACCATCGCGCGTGTCGAAGGCCTGCGCGGTGGTCCCAGCCCGATCTATTCCAACGGCCAGCCCGGCGTCACCGTCAACTTCATTCAGAAGAAAGGCGAGGACACGCCGGAAGGCCTGGTGCGCATGACCCTGGGCACCGACAGCCTGCGCCGTGTCGACTTCTACAGCGGCGGCCCGCTCAGTGCGGACAGCGGCTGGTATTACAGCGTGGGCGGCTTCTACCGCGAGACCGACGGCGTGCGCCAGACCGGCTTTCCGGTGGAGAAGGGTGGTCAGCTGAGCGCCACGCTGACCAAGCGCTGGGCCGAAGGCGAATTCAACCTCTATGCGCGCCACACGGACGACAAGAACACCTTCTACACCGCGGTACCGCTGGTCTCGCGCAACAACGGGCAGGACATCTCCAGCTTCCCCGGCCTGGACGCCACCACCGGCACACTGGTCGGCGACGACTTCCGCCGGGTGACGCTGCCCACCGGCGTGGGCAACGAGACCATGACGCGCGATCTGGCCGATGGCCGCGGCGTGGACATCGACGTGTTCGGTGGTTCGCTGGACTGGTATGTCGGCAACTGGACGATCAGCGACAAGTTCAATTACCTGAAAGGCGATGCGCCGACCTACGCGCTGTTCACCGGCGCCAACCCGCAGACGCTGTCCTCGTTCATCACTGACACCTACGGCGCGGGCGTGACGGGAACGGGTACGTTCGTCAACGGCGGCGGTGCGGTCGATCCGAACCAGCAGGTGCTGACTGCGGGCTTCTGGGTGGTGGACAAGGAAATCAGCTCGTTCACCAACGACCTGCGTTTCAGCGTCGACCTGACCGAGCGCAATTCGCTGACCTTCGGCGTGTACTACGCCGACTACTCGTCCAAGGACCGCTGGTGGCTGGGCAACAACATGCTGCTGACGGCGCAGGACAACGCGCGGCGGGTGAACCTGGCGCTGTCCAATGGGCAGGTCGCCACGCGTGATGGCTTCGTCGGCACGGCGTTCTACAACATCCGCGGCGATTACGACGGCCAGAACACCGCCTTCTTCATCGCCGACGAATGGACCGTCAACGACCGCATCCGCCTGGATGCCGGCGTGCGCTATGAGCGCCAGGAAGTGAACGGAACGGTGTGGGATCCCGTGACACGCGATCTCGACGGCGACCAGAACACCCTGTACGACAACACCACCTCGGTCTCGACCACGCCGCGCAGCATCGACCAGAACGACAGCGACGTGTCGTGGACGGCCGGCCTGAACTACACGCTCAACGACAGCGTCAGCCTGTTCGGACGCGTCAACTCGGGGTTCACCTTCCCGCAGTTCGACAACCTGCGCGACGGCGCCAACAACAAGACCGAGATCGACCAGTACGAGCTGGGCCTGAAGGCGGGCGGCGAGACGTACGAGATGTACCTGACCGCGTTCTACAACGACTTCACCGGCCTGCGCTACCAGGCGTTCGACAACAACGGCAACAACGTGGTCATCATCGGCGACTCGAAGGCGCGCGGCCTGGAATTCGAGGGCGCGTGGCGGCCGGTGGGCGGTTTCGAGCTGGCGTGGAATGCGACCTGGCTGCGCGCCAAGTACGGCGACTTCTCCACGTTCGACGGCAACCAGGTGGTGCGCCAGCCGAAGTTCCGCACGCGGCTGACGCCGAGCTACTACTGGTCGATGCCCTGGGGCGACCTGAAGGTGTTCACCACCTACACGCATGTCGGCGACCGTTACTCCGATCCCGCCAACGGCCAGGTGCTGCCCGAATACGACACCTGGGACATCGGCGCCAGCGCGCACGTGGGCGACCACTGGGAGTTCACCTTCTCGGGCCGCAACGTCACCGACGAGATCGCGCTGACCGAGGGCAATGCGCGCGTGCTGGGCAATGCGACCAGTGGCGGCGTATTCATGGGCCGTCCGCTGGAAGGAACCTCGTACCAGGCCTCCGTCGCCTACCGCTGGTGA
- a CDS encoding MFS transporter has protein sequence MTRTRMILAMILTYMIFAMLLNSVGTVILQSIQGFGITKADASLLEAFKDLPIAITSFLVASFLPRLGYRRAMMLGLLLVAAACVAMPLLQAFWATKLLFATVGVAFALVKVSVYSSIGLLTEDAKAHAALTSTVEGWFMVGILGSAWLFAAFINADAPGDPVWLDVYWVLAGLCLAVIVLLATCTLDERAAQDGHAAGESFIDMFRLLALPLVVVFLVSAFLYVLMEQAINTWLPTFNREILHLPTTLSVQAASIFAGSLALGRLGGGVLLRRVPWFWLLSACVVAMAVLVLLALPLAANVQARDGMTWWSAPAAAYVFPMIGLLMAPIYPAINSVVLSALPKSRHAAMTGLIVVFSALGGTTGSYVTGQLFAHFDGSRAFYLLLAPMAMLLVSMALLQRAVSKRQGGVPPVA, from the coding sequence ATGACACGCACCCGCATGATCCTGGCGATGATCCTGACGTACATGATCTTCGCCATGCTGTTGAATTCCGTCGGCACGGTGATCCTGCAGTCCATCCAGGGCTTCGGCATCACCAAGGCCGACGCCAGCCTGCTGGAGGCGTTCAAGGACCTGCCGATCGCCATCACCTCGTTCCTGGTGGCGTCGTTCCTGCCGCGGCTGGGCTATCGCCGGGCGATGATGCTCGGCCTCCTGCTGGTCGCCGCCGCCTGCGTCGCGATGCCGCTGCTGCAGGCGTTCTGGGCGACCAAGCTGCTGTTCGCCACGGTCGGCGTGGCGTTCGCACTGGTGAAGGTGTCGGTGTATTCCAGCATCGGCCTGCTGACCGAAGACGCCAAGGCGCATGCCGCGCTGACCAGCACGGTGGAAGGCTGGTTCATGGTCGGCATCCTGGGCAGCGCCTGGCTGTTCGCCGCCTTCATCAATGCCGACGCGCCGGGCGATCCGGTCTGGCTGGACGTCTACTGGGTGCTGGCGGGGCTCTGCCTCGCGGTGATCGTACTGTTGGCGACCTGCACGCTGGACGAGCGCGCGGCGCAGGATGGCCATGCGGCGGGCGAATCCTTCATCGACATGTTCCGCTTGTTGGCGCTGCCGCTCGTAGTGGTGTTTCTGGTATCCGCCTTCCTCTACGTGCTGATGGAACAGGCCATCAACACCTGGCTGCCCACGTTCAACCGCGAGATCCTGCACCTGCCCACCACGCTCAGCGTGCAGGCGGCCAGCATCTTCGCCGGTTCGCTGGCGCTGGGCAGACTGGGCGGCGGCGTGCTGCTGCGGCGCGTGCCGTGGTTCTGGCTGCTGTCGGCATGCGTGGTGGCGATGGCGGTGCTGGTGCTGCTGGCGCTGCCGCTGGCGGCCAACGTGCAGGCGCGCGACGGCATGACCTGGTGGAGCGCGCCGGCGGCCGCCTATGTCTTCCCGATGATCGGCCTGCTGATGGCGCCGATCTATCCGGCGATCAATTCGGTGGTGCTCAGCGCGCTGCCGAAGTCGCGGCATGCGGCGATGACCGGGCTGATCGTGGTGTTCTCCGCGCTGGGCGGCACGACTGGTTCATACGTGACCGGGCAGTTGTTCGCGCACTTCGACGGATCGCGCGCGTTCTACCTGCTGCTCGCGCCGATGGCGATGCTGCTGGTATCGATGGCCCTGCTGCAGCGGGCGGTGTCCAAGCGGCAGGGTGGCGTTCCGCCAGTCGCCTGA